In Lycium ferocissimum isolate CSIRO_LF1 chromosome 7, AGI_CSIRO_Lferr_CH_V1, whole genome shotgun sequence, the sequence ggataaCGAAGTACGTGTGATAAGAAGCCGGTTTTGACCAggcattttattttcttttatatacatTTAgttttatcattatcattattacaCCTTGCCATAAAGCCCTATATAAAACCTCCATTCAAACTCCAAAAACTTGCAATAATTTTTCACTATACAAActcaaaaaataaacaatatcaCACTCTATACAGTTATTAGTTATTATATTGTTTGCATATTCTCATGTCATCGTGTTcctcctccaccaccaccacgacGGCGGAAGACGGCGGAAGAACGGCGATCACCGCCGTCCATCCCGACATAATTCAAACCTTAATTTTAACCAAACTCGACGGTCCAACTCTTATCTCTGCCAGTTTTGCTTCTTCAAATCTACAAAATCTTTGCTCCGATGATAATCTATGGCAAAAAATTTGTAATAAATCTTGGCCTTCTACTTCCAATCCACTAATCCAAAACATCATCTCCACCTTCCCCTCCGGTCACCGGTCATTTTTCTCTGATTCCTTTCCTTCCATTAATGACcaaaaatccaacaacaatcgtgtaatttcacaagtgggaTCCGGAAAATCCAACAACATATCTGGTGCAATCTCACAGGTTGGGTCCAggaaatccaacaacaacatattcagcATAATTTTACAGGTGGGGTCCGgaaaatccaacaacaacaacatattaggtctaatctcacaagtggggtccAGTGAAAGTAGTGCGTACGCTGACCTTAACTCTACTTTAAGAGGTACAGAGTCTGTTTCAGATAGACCATCAGCTCAAGTAAAAGCAAACGATCAAGAATTGATATCAGCAGTTGATATTCACTTTGATGGCAATTTATTGTACTCGAAAGTGTTAACCACCGAGACAAAAAGCGCGTGGTTTATGAGTTCACCCTTCAGAGTTGAATTATTAGGTCATAAGGAACATTTTCCTACACCGGTGATATTCAACGGTGATAATGAAAATTGCAAATCAAATTTAAAGAATATGAGAGTGAGCTGGATATTAATAGACAAAATGAAGAATAGAGCTATGAATATATCAAGTTTGAACCCCGTATC encodes:
- the LOC132065497 gene encoding F-box protein At2g27310-like, with the protein product MSSCSSSTTTTTAEDGGRTAITAVHPDIIQTLILTKLDGPTLISASFASSNLQNLCSDDNLWQKICNKSWPSTSNPLIQNIISTFPSGHRSFFSDSFPSINDQKSNNNRVISQVGSGKSNNISGAISQVGSRKSNNNIFSIILQVGSGKSNNNNILGLISQVGSSESSAYADLNSTLRGTESVSDRPSAQVKANDQELISAVDIHFDGNLLYSKVLTTETKSAWFMSSPFRVELLGHKEHFPTPVIFNGDNENCKSNLKNMRVSWILIDKMKNRAMNISSLNPVSIRRHWLTGDMKVKYSTVIGSGEEMVQCVIVVTCEGKEGGELHVREVSMQVEDMDGKVLNGKDSWVILEGVIEGGRKKRRESEIKENYEKFLELKKIWKEKKQRREKRMDMMCIASGITIFVAFWTLIVLGIRS